The sequence gttgcattaaaatttattttaaaaagatgtaagttttctaattttagtgcacacattatatatattaatatggcaTTAAGAGATTTAAGGTTGATAAATTTAGttctaaaataaatgtaaaggataaacaataaagaaagacAAGAACTGGGACAGATGATGCAGATAAATGACAATGTAAACCAAGAAGATTGGCTCAGTATAGAAAAGAACGGAGAACACATGAAACTACTCAaacaactgatattaaaaaaagaaaagaattaaaagaatgtTATACAGACAGATGAGGATGTTACAAACATCTTCCATCTgtatactgaattaaaataagtgatgcagtaaatagctttaaaacttatttcagctGCTTCAAagcttgataaaaaaattcttcagccAGTTTGAATTTGCATTGTACAATACCTGATAATGCTTAAgtgacattaaaataaatgtgataaatcAAGTGACAAATAGGATGATAAAATGTATCGACATCCTATTTGATTTAATATCCTTGTTAAGATCCTATAAATAGAATCTATCAACATCATGATTATTTTTGGTATCAAATGGTGATTTGTGTGTGGTGTGgtgtatttagttattaattttgaatgtgaCTATGAGAAGTTGAAAGGGGACAACCTTTGTCATAATCACTTTAGGAGCTAGGAGAACATGTGAGTTCCTAAACAAACATCATGCCCTCCCAAATTGTAATTCTCTAATAACTTAATCCTAAGAAGAAACtagaaatgtaacaaaaaatatttattatttttaaaactgtgttaCACCACTTTATTTTCAAAGAGGATTATTGTTGCAAAGTGGAAATTCAGTGCTGGTACTAACCAATGTAACTAGAatgtaaaagattatattaatttttttctggtttttctaTTCACTAATGAAAATCCCTTTCTTGAGACTCACAAGCCAGCAAGCaacaaatgtacataaaaaaaacagccTGATAACTTGCTtaataaagcataaataaaaaataattataatagacatatttttataaatcacaatcaataaaatgtaatgaagaaGCTGTAATTTCATTGAGATACTTATCTTcaatacgaggtgctacccaaacgtttggggaatttgaattttgcgcgtgaaccattgctggtacgacctgctgccactagatgtggctaacagtactcattgtgaatcagtgttccaacagctgtgacggtgagaggctgcattgctGACTTTCGTGcagttgtgttttactgcttcggcgaagttttaatgacaaattttaaagagcaaagaacctgcatcaaattttgcttcatgcttaaaaaaccggtacagaaacccatcgcatgcttgtgaaACCATTTGGTGACaatattataagtaaaagtaaaacttttttgtggtacaaacaattcaaagatggatgaacgacagtcgatgacgatgagcgttcaggaagactatcaacaagcgcaacaccggaaaacttCGTGAAATTgggagaggctattgttgcagatcatagacaaacaatccatgatgtttgtggaaccgtacaaatgtcatatgggtccatGCAAAACATTTTGTCgtacaatttgaacatgagatgcattgctgcaaaattcgtatcgagactgttgaacagcaatcagaaacaaaatcgcgtagctgtctgtagtgaatagaaaaattcagcaagagatgaccctaacttcatctccaacatcataaccggtgatgagacatcgaacacattatccataaggaatttgttcctcttggtcaaactgtcaatgggatgttctattgttaaattttgaagcagttacgtaaaagcattaggcgcaaacattcagatctgtggggtaacaacagctgggttctgcaccataaCAACCGCGCCCGCACACACAACGCTAGCTGCTCGGAATTTCTTGGTTCCAATAAGAAGGTAGTGATTTCcccccaccctattcgcctgaccttgccccgtgcaacttttttctcattccaaaaataaaatttcaattgaaaggccatcGTTTAACACAATTGAcgagattcaggaagaaatgcagaacatgcttcgaacacttacacctgcagacttccatgGATGCAtagaatcatgggaaaaacgctgggatcactgtatcaatgcccaaagggattactttgaaggaggcAGTGGAAATTgtgtaagttatggtaagctattttatttttatggtaaaattccctaaacttttgggtagcacctcgtatattttTACTCATggcaacaattaaaaataacacaaaatacaattattaattacaaaaattttattacttatttacaaaatgtacaatatatattactattgAGACTAGTCTGTTGACCctaatttttctttcatctgttttatttttgtgtcaATACtggagtaatattttaattttgttaaaatttcccTAGCTGCAGCtatatcatcttcattaaaagcttttgacaagttcctaaaaaatttcagtaattacattttaacaaataattataaaacgataaattaaaaaatgaagattaaaggTTTAATATagcattattcattaaataataataaaaatcaattttaaaagtaaaaaattttaattttgaacaacagaaataactgaaattaagttctttcagttttaaattttgaaaaactgaaattaagtGATGGGAACCTAACACCATCAACTCAAACAATAGTTAATAtgcatgtatatgtataaatctCACTTCTCAGAAAtgaaaatttgcatttattatttttaaaaagttttagaacAATGAGCatcactaatttataaaattttttaaaagtaagataaaaataacacatttgacatttatattttctgtttgattaagaaattaaaaatagtttagttggtattacaatacaatacaactGCATGATATTATGTACCCATGTAATTagaatattcagaaaataaagatttcttttaagCAGAAAAATAACAGACTGGTCATTAATCCTCAAAAAAATGTGCAACGGAATAGCATACTATGCTTACTATGTCTATAAAGTACATATACTCTAGACACAAAGCTCACTAAAATGCAATAGAGATTATTGTTACTGTGACTGGATTAGAATGATGTGTAGATATAACTAGTCCTGTCACAGTAATACTTTGCAGTaccattttaattgtttaaaatgactGCCAATTTCACCAACTCTTGCCAATTACAaagtatattaatacattatattccataaaaagaaagaaaagtgctAAAATCTATTATCAGATTGTTTCTGTTTAATACCGTTAAGTGTAACGAATAAGCAAAATGAGGAAAATAGATGTTGGAAATTTCAAGTgaagttttttataaagaaaggaaTGGTAAGCTATCCACTGTGACTGATGAAATCATCcaacaaaattgaagaaaacaatCTTTGTTGACGTAAATTAAACAATGTCTAAAATTCTGaagaactgttatttttaaaataaattatgaaaataaaagctaCCACAAGCTGTGCCAAAAAGCTGTctgctaattaaattataataaaaaaatgttgcagcAGCATAAGAATTGCTTGCTCAATATGAGGATAATGTTTATGATCATCTGAACTCCATAATGACGGAAAATGGAAATGACAATTGATACATCTGAAAAATATGTCAATCAGTCTAATGATGCCACTTCCATTTATCCCATCAGTTAAATGTTAACATCAACATAAAATACTCTTTGCAGTCACTTTCTGGAAGAGGAAGAACTGTGGAATAAATGGAAGAATTATTCTATCATAAATACCAATGCATATTGTGGGGCATCCAGTGGATTGGATGGGGCATCCACACTGGGGCATCCAGTGGACAATGCAGTGGGGCACCAATGCATTGCATAGCATCATTAGGCTGTACAAAACAAATATGAAGAATTTCTACATGAGAAGTCTGCTTGCTGCTCATCGCACAGATACTGTTACTTCAAGCAGGATATTTTCCCCACTTCTGCAAGTCACAGATCTTGgagaaaaaagtgttattttcttaaaacattaaaagaacaTCTGGCTAGAAAACTTCCATCTGATGATGAGATTCAAGGTATGgcaataaaagaatatacagaaAATTTCTGTGGTAACAAAATCCAGTAAATCATTCTCACAAACACTTACAAGTCAATGATTCTCAGATCTACACTGACTTGAAGCTGAACAATAAATACAGATATTCTTAAGCTGTAACAACTGAATccaaaattaaatggtttaaatataatttctagccactgcatgtttattttttaaatatctttcacaTTGATGTTCTGCAAATGATATTAAACTTCCACTAGTGATAATCTATAAAATCTAACAAGGAATTATGTTATGAAGATAAAACATTAGTTTCAACACACctgagaattaataaaaaatgaaatcacacAATAAGAgtgatattttacattttgattttttattattttttttttttacaacaaagtcAGTCTTCTGCAACTGATTATGTGTTGTGCTATTTTGGCTCACATCtttacttctataaaaataaaagttttttttttagcaaaaaaagaaTAGAACTACTTCAAAACAGCAGCGTCAGGAGAAAATAGATTTCCTACTTATCTGCTAAAAACCTAAAAttcttaagaattttataataaaatttttaactgatctACAAATATCTGAATGCAAGGAACTGAAAGACAATTAGACAAATTCTATGACATCAAAGATTGTTGACTTACCCAATCAAAGAATTGATGGtttctttgtttactttgtaaagctcatttattttttcactatcgAATGTTGCTTCaacttcttcatttttttccataatttccattaaaaatgttgaatccATTTGAACCATCTCTTCACCACCgacatttccttttaattttaataagtataagCCTCGGTTAATAGGGTTATTTAAAGTGGAATATGCTTTATTTATCAAAGAAGAATATTCtgcagatatatttttttcttcctgaaTTAAAAACACAGCAAAAcacatacaataattataaatattttcttattaagaaataatataatcagTTTAGCAAGCTGTTCACTATAacaaataactacaaataatttGCTAATAATAACTGATGGGAGCCACAAAGAAAAATCTACCCTTACTGACTATTCATCCTTAAAAGAATACTGCAACATgttttaaattaccttatttaattAACACACTCCTTGCTATCTGCTAATGCTCTTGGACTGCAATTTCAATCTAATCTTTTCATTTTACTGCATTTTTAACCAATATGgatttttaacctgaaaacagCTTTACAGtagttaattaagatttttatatccACTTTCTTGTGTAACCTGTTTTgcttagacaattttttttataacattcatcTCAACATTTGAATTAGATTTCTACTACCATGTTACATTGCATTGTGCTACACAGTTATTATTTcacgtttacattattttactcaagtaattatcaacttttaacacataataattagaaaaactgatataatttcaaaaatatatgtgtaGAAAAAAGGTATAAGCTATTCAAAATGTCTTAAAAGTGTTGCATTTCTAATAGTTCAGTGGAAGGCATTGTATACCATGATAAACAAGATATCAGCAAAAAGCCAGTTACTTAGTCCAGCAATCCATTTCCACCCTATAGGTGAACTGAGCTTTctcaaatttgataaataataattaaaattgatgcaaaatataataaataatcccactaaactgtaagtaatattaaagaaaagacaaaTATTTGATAGAAATTATTGTGCACCAACACTGATGCTTTAAAGATAATAACTTGTGGAAGTatcatattattagtaaaaacaaattttaatggaatgggattaattatattatttttttcagtttctatttaatttcattaatgcaGTGAACTTATTCTGTACTGCTTCATAAGTgatcttttttacttttctgaaagTGGGACACATCCAAAACACGTCAACATGTGATTCAGTTATGATGAAGTTAAGAAAAGTAGATAAATGTACTCAATATAGAAATTGTATTGATCTAGCAGAAAATGTGAATGTTTAAATGATATTTCAAGTGTTTTAGAATAAACAGATTGTATGGGATAGAGTTTATTGCCTTATACAGAACccttggaaatttttatttaacaccaAAAATTCTTGGCCATACTCTtagttattgtattttaacattttaattgtttcacataattatatatatgtatacatatgtagtTCTTTATGGCTTGCAGCCATTTTATATACTTGTTACATTTTGCAGCTTCAGGCTAACACCCAATTGGAGCCATGATgagaagaattttgtaacatgaaaaatgtcaacctgattgggatttgaaccaGGATGTTCCAAATTAAAGGCAGAGAAACTACCACTTGGCTACAGAAGTCACCAAGTTTGAAATAGTGTTAATATAACTttgaaacaatataaatttaataaaaatcatagtcTGGACATTAAATGAATATGTAACTAAGCTGCTTGACTTACATATCTACACTTTGTTTTCTTAACTAAATTGTGCTGAAATCATcaaatatttgaaacaatttgttttttttttaagatgaaaaactttattaatcttATTGGTCTTTAATTAGCTACTTAATGGTTTACACaatccatattttttattatgtgtttattatgtataaacacacacatgtatatgcatacacacatacatatgttcAGTAAATCCTGTTGTAGACATAGGAACCTTAATCCAGTGGAATTCTGACAAATACTTTCTACAAAATAGGAAATCTCCTGCATTAACTTAAATGTCTTTCCAGCagacaaaattaattctttatgatTACAAATAATAGGGCAGCTACAATTTGATATTAGCCATAGTTTCCAGAGAATAAATAGATACAATACATGAAATTTCTGATATTCAACATGCATCAAGCAATACTATTTCCACaattcaaattaaagaaatataaaataaacattagtctggttagttttaattaattaaacaattgttttttatatgtaaatttctaCTTAATATAAATGGTATCTAATCatacatgttatttattaataattatagacaacaaaaagtaacaaaaccGAGATTTCCATTACTCTTACAAATACAAACTGTTATATGTTAGCCTAAGTGTTCAAATTATTGGCCTCAAAAAGGGAAAATTTCTTATTTGgcatagataaattaaaaatgtttaatgataaaatgttacattaaatacatttatttttgcttAGAAATTTATGGCATATGTATCATGTTTTACTTTACAAGACTTAactaatgaattatataatataatacagtgGTTTTGAaaactagattttatttatataggatatttaataatataataaatgaaataaacatacttATAATTCTCATTATCACTACTATTTGAGATATACAATCAACtacgaagaaattaaattacttaactaATTTGTAATCTAAAACTATGTATGCATGGCATACGTAACCAATACTAGGTTGAGGTAATAAcatcattttcttgaattttgagttcattaataGTCTTTCTTTAAATCTGTGTTTACTTAGTTTATCTTGTGTTTACCTTGGTTTTTGCATATCACtacataaaataagaagaaatatgttaaataaattgatgaaacgTAGTCGGCTGAATGATATAATATGGTactgatataataaaaacagcaatttgaaaataaaaaatatcaattaacaaACAGACAgtgaggaaaattttaaaaaattaatagaaaaaataaaatgaattattgacCAAAGAGTTCATAACTGCTAGTTACTAACATAATAATAAAGGGGGACTTGCATAACTGTCATTTGCATGTAGTACATTGAATAGAAGGTTTAACAATAACTtatgtttcaaataatataaaacataaacagATAAAAGAACATACACAATtcaaaccaaaaatttttttgaataacattCTAAATACATGCCAGCTTAACTCAAAAAATCTACAGGAAGAGTAAGAAAAACAGCATCAGCCACAGAAAGTAGCTACTGAAATAACTGAAAGCATTATGACATCAGTTCTTGAAAACTATATTTATAGattacactacaaatttccatatGCTAGCTTCAAGTTTGTGCAttgaagaaaacaataaaacccAACtactttttacctttaatttatctacatttgttgtttaaacaaaaatacttacagtagttttattagaaaacttGTCAGGATGTAAAACAGACTGTAACTGACGATACTTTTTAGCAAGCTCagctaattttaaatcataagttATATTTAGtcctaataattcaaaataattatttttttcatttactttttgcaatgaattacaattattacaaaataaatttgaaacagtAACTCCACAATTCCAACAGTGAATACCTTGAGTAGAAAAATAACAGTAAAGGATTTTTAAAGGTGAATGTTGAACCGTTACATTTTCTAATAATGGATATCTGCGAtttgataaacaataattttggatACTAGAAGTCGAACATTTCTGTAAAAATGCTGCCacacaatattttgaaaaagccGAAACTAAACAGTGttgctttaataaattcattactaaCATCGAAATCAAGCTACAAAACTCATTACCAAAATTAACAGATGTCGATTAccgaaaaaaacaattattttataacctaCCAAAACACCGGAGAATCGATATATCGATCTATACCTTCATCAATATTCTCGATAACATTTGGAAAATATCGATTTGAGGACACGAATATGATTTTGTATTGAAAACTTACAAACTTACTAACTTGACTTTGTATTAAAACTATATTGAGAACTATAGAGCAATTATATGATCAATTCAAAATTGAATCGTTCACCGAACTGAAACGCATAACTTTTACGTACAACAgttgattttctttttcctgctcTTTCCCTATAAAAAAGGTTTAAAGCTAAATTGAGACAACAAactagattaatattattatatcacttGAGGTGTTTGGAGTCCGTACGATATAGAAGGCGTATGTTACCGCCAAAGATGTTTTATTGAGAGATATTCTGGTTTTGGTTTCTTTGTGTTGGGGAAAAGAAGGCTTTGGTCAACGATAATTTAATGTTGGCTGACGGAGGAAATCAGTCTCTTAAAAAAGTTGTGATGTTGTTTTTGGACTTTAGAAATGACCGCAGTTCTTTTGAGAATGTCGGCAAACGCAGCCCGAGAGTTTTCAGTGGTTATTAAACCATTACAAGTTCACCTGATTTGGTTGGGACCACTTCTGCTGTCATTCTGTTGCCGAATTGCGAAAAAAACACTTGATGCCGATGGCCACACCGTCATTGACTCCAGAAAATGAAGCAAGTAAAGGGCTAATTATCACAGGAAAGTCCTTTAAAGTCTTAGCTGGCCTTAACCAGTATCTTTTAGGATCGGATTATCCTGCAATTCGTACAATCACTCTACGGTAATTCAGATATCATAAGTGGGCTGCTGACGCAGCTCGCTGGTATTGCGGCGAATATCGGGAACTTCACAAGGGTTCTATATATCGATATCCTTTGCAGATTTGACACTTCGGTTTTAAAAGTAACCCCAAGGAAGGTAAAGGCTCGCAAGAGAAAGCATACTGGTGTATTGTCGTTCTTCTTTACGTGTTTTTCTCACGAGCCGTATATGCATGCATCACGGATTGCATTTAAAGTGAAGTTTTGTATTC comes from Lycorma delicatula isolate Av1 chromosome 3, ASM4794821v1, whole genome shotgun sequence and encodes:
- the Hsc20 gene encoding iron-sulfur cluster co-chaperone protein HscB-like protein, mitochondrial produces the protein MLVMNLLKQHCLVSAFSKYCVAAFLQKCSTSSIQNYCLSNRRYPLLENVTVQHSPLKILYCYFSTQGIHCWNCGVTVSNLFCNNCNSLQKVNEKNNYFELLGLNITYDLKLAELAKKYRQLQSVLHPDKFSNKTTEEKNISAEYSSLINKAYSTLNNPINRGLYLLKLKGNVGGEEMVQMDSTFLMEIMEKNEEVEATFDSEKINELYKVNKETINSLIGNLSKAFNEDDIAAAREILTKLKYYSSIDTKIKQMKEKLGSTD